The genome window CGCCGCGCGTGGCGGCGACAGGCCATGAATCAATGTCTGCTACGATTGTCGCGCAGGGTTAATCCTTTTTTTCGACGATCCAGATATTGCGGAAGACTACGGGGTTGCCGTGGTCTTGCAACATGATGGGGCCGGCCGTGTCGGCTTCTTCCTGGCCTCCCGCGGTCGGGCCGTCCAGTTCGAAATTCTCGTGAATCACCACGCCATTGTGCTTCACCGTCACCGTGGCCGGCTTCACCTTCTTGTCGCCATCGTACTTGGCGGCGGTGAAGTCGATGTCGTAGGTCTGCCACGCCAGCGGCGGAAAGCACATGTTCTCCTTTGGCGACTTCTTCTCATAGAAGCCGCCGCACTCGTTGTCCAAACCTTCCAGGCCAAACGAGTCCAGAATTTGCAATTCGTAGCGGTCTTGCAGGTACACGCCGCTATTGCCGCGCGCCTGACCTTCCGCCTTGGGCATATACGGTGTGCGGAACTCCAGGTGCAACGTGAAATCCTTGAACTTGTCCTTGGTCTTGCAGCCCCCCTTGAGCAGGCCGTCGTCGGTCAACTTGCCGCCTTCAAAGGCGTCGGCATTCTTGCCGTCGAACAGCACCTTGGCGCCTTCCGGGGCCTTTTCTCCTTCGGTCGGGCTTTTGCGCTCGAGCTTCTTGAGTTCGCCAAGCTGTTGATCGTCGACGCTCTTGATCGTCACCACGCCATCCTTCACGGCGGCGCTGCCTTCGTTCGCCACCAGTGTCACCACGCCATCGCGATCCTCGCTTTCGGCCTCCAGCTTGCCAAAACCATCCCAGCCATCGCCCGGCA of Pirellulales bacterium contains these proteins:
- a CDS encoding DUF1080 domain-containing protein; translation: MLRKWNIYFMVAVVCGALSVARAEEGAEAITDPTKVGEDFALQGEYQGNFDLGDGAEQKFGMQVISLGDGKYRGIAYFGGLPGDGWDGFGKLEAESEDRDGVVTLVANEGSAAVKDGVVTIKSVDDQQLGELKKLERKSPTEGEKAPEGAKVLFDGKNADAFEGGKLTDDGLLKGGCKTKDKFKDFTLHLEFRTPYMPKAEGQARGNSGVYLQDRYELQILDSFGLEGLDNECGGFYEKKSPKENMCFPPLAWQTYDIDFTAAKYDGDKKVKPATVTVKHNGVVIHENFELDGPTAGGQEEADTAGPIMLQDHGNPVVFRNIWIVEKKD